The genomic DNA GCATGTCTGCAATGCAATTACAAaccaaaaatttaatttcaaagcGAAAAGCAATTTGAATTGCTAATATATGGAAAGATATCTAGCGCTCAGGGTGACGGAGCACAATCCTATATATAGCCCTCGCAAGGTTGAGTTTGATCACAGAGCACCACACAATCTATCCAACAGACAAACAGAGAGGGGTACGTATAACTTACACCATGACTAGGAAAAAGGTGAAGATGGCTTATATCCCGAGTGACATGGCAAGGAAGGCGAGCTTCAGGAAGAGGAAGGGGGGcctgatgaagaagatggaagagcTCAACACTCTCTGTGATGTCCATGGCTTCTTGATCATTCATGGTCCAGAGGACAAGGAGCCCACAGTTTGGCCATCCCCGGCAGTGGCTGAAGAGCTGCTCGAGCGGTTCATGAGCGTCTCCGACATGGAGAGGGGCAGGAAGATGATGGACCACGAGCATTACCTGAGGGAGAGGATCACAAAATCTCAGGAGCTGATCGCGAAGCACGCAAGACGGAACAGGGAGCTGCAGGCCATTCATTTCATGAACCGGATCCAATGGGACGGGGCACAACTCTCCGGCTTCAGCTCAGGAGATCTCAACGAACTTGTTTGGTTGATAGATGAGAAGAGGAGGGAGGTTGCCAAGAGGAGGAACTTGTCGCAGTACGTTGCTGCAGCTTCATCTTGTCCTCCTTCCCCACTTGATCACTTGGTTCCTCCATCCAGCCCGGAACTCGAAATCTATCTCCCTCAGGTCAGGTTTTCGGGAGAGGATGATGAGGAAGATCTGCCTGAATTCAATGCAGGGCTGGATAACTCGGACTCGGAGGCATCTCGTCCTCCCACATCGAGTTCAGGGATGAGTACCCTCCAAGTTCCTCCTTCTGGTTCGAGAGTCGACACTGGGACAGGTCTGATCAATAGCCATGATGCCTTGATGTGGGAGCAGTTTATCTCAGGTTTAATGAATGATCACCCAATGACCCGAAACACAGCTCCTAACGCAAGGAATCTGATGGGAGCAGGAATATTGAGGGCCCCAACCACAGCTCCCAATGTATCCGGTTCCGATCCTAATGTGGTATTGGCGGCGAAAAATATTGGTGTCCCAACCAGTGTTGCCCCTAATATGGCACCAGATCAGGTAGACATTGGGATCATTGAAGGCAGGGAGCAGAGCTTGGGCCTCCACAATGGTAACAACATGGGAGGAGGTGACGGTTTACACAACATGGAGGTGGAGACCCGGGAAGATGCCAGAGGAATTCCTGACTCCCGAGGCAACGAGAGCGACTATGCCTTTGTTCTGCAGGATGACGATACTGTAGGTGGAGAAAGCATTCAGTCTCATCATCAGGTCGGGTCGGGAGATCAAGCTGGGGGCGGATATGGAATAGTGCT from Punica granatum isolate Tunisia-2019 chromosome 2, ASM765513v2, whole genome shotgun sequence includes the following:
- the LOC116197402 gene encoding uncharacterized protein LOC116197402, whose amino-acid sequence is MTRKKVKMAYIPSDMARKASFRKRKGGLMKKMEELNTLCDVHGFLIIHGPEDKEPTVWPSPAVAEELLERFMSVSDMERGRKMMDHEHYLRERITKSQELIAKHARRNRELQAIHFMNRIQWDGAQLSGFSSGDLNELVWLIDEKRREVAKRRNLSQYVAAASSCPPSPLDHLVPPSSPELEIYLPQVRFSGEDDEEDLPEFNAGLDNSDSEASRPPTSSSGMSTLQVPPSGSRVDTGTGLINSHDALMWEQFISGLMNDHPMTRNTAPNARNLMGAGILRAPTTAPNVSGSDPNVVLAAKNIGVPTSVAPNMAPDQVDIGIIEGREQSLGLHNGNNMGGGDGLHNMEVETREDARGIPDSRGNESDYAFVLQDDDTVGGESIQSHHQVGSGDQAGGGYGIVLPQPNFEHDIYPQNPLLMSHFDIMNRGTGDGGSRSASDVEPTKTPGFNTDWLFYS